Proteins from a genomic interval of Psychrobacter urativorans:
- the argC gene encoding N-acetyl-gamma-glutamyl-phosphate reductase gives MISAAIVGGTGYTGIELIRLLSAHPEVSIDLLTSRSEAGTRADEIFPSLRGISDLVFSDLGNETLSTLQQCDVVFFATPHGVAMKQAEALTQAGVKVIDLAADFRLQSLADFEHWYQQPHACPDLLKTAVYGLPELNRDKLANALIVGNPGCYPTTAILGLKPIIEAQNQQANRLIEARIVIDAKSGVSGAGRQASIALNYAETTDNFKAYGVTGHRHLPEIEQGIAQLLNSQFTHRVRFLPHLVPMIRGMFSSIHLELTDAGQGVDWQQVFENSYASEAFIDVMPRGMYPDTRSVRASNRLRIAVHQDNERAELTILVVQDNLVKGAAGQAVQNMNVMFGLNETLGLNAAPIVP, from the coding sequence ATGATTTCAGCAGCCATCGTCGGTGGAACAGGGTACACCGGTATCGAGCTTATTCGCTTATTGTCTGCCCATCCTGAGGTGTCCATTGATTTATTAACGTCGCGTAGTGAAGCGGGTACGCGTGCGGATGAAATATTTCCAAGCTTACGCGGTATTTCTGATTTGGTTTTTAGCGACTTAGGCAATGAGACCTTGTCTACACTACAACAATGTGACGTGGTGTTTTTTGCCACGCCACATGGCGTAGCGATGAAGCAAGCTGAAGCCTTGACCCAAGCTGGCGTTAAAGTGATTGATTTGGCAGCAGATTTTCGTTTACAGTCGCTAGCAGATTTTGAACATTGGTATCAACAGCCGCATGCTTGTCCTGATTTATTGAAAACAGCTGTATATGGTTTGCCAGAGCTCAACCGTGACAAACTTGCTAATGCTTTGATTGTTGGTAATCCTGGTTGCTATCCGACTACCGCTATTTTAGGTTTAAAACCAATTATAGAAGCCCAAAATCAGCAAGCGAACCGTTTAATTGAAGCACGAATCGTGATTGATGCTAAATCTGGCGTATCAGGCGCAGGTCGTCAAGCAAGTATCGCGCTTAATTACGCTGAAACCACTGATAACTTTAAGGCTTATGGCGTGACCGGACATCGCCATTTACCAGAGATTGAACAAGGCATTGCGCAATTATTAAATAGCCAATTTACTCATCGTGTGCGCTTTTTACCACATTTAGTACCCATGATCCGTGGTATGTTTAGCTCTATTCATTTGGAGCTTACGGACGCTGGGCAAGGTGTGGACTGGCAGCAAGTATTTGAGAACAGCTACGCCTCAGAAGCGTTTATTGACGTGATGCCACGTGGTATGTATCCAGATACTCGTAGTGTACGTGCTAGCAACCGTTTGCGTATTGCTGTGCATCAAGACAACGAGCGCGCTGAATTGACCATATTAGTGGTACAAGATAATTTAGTCAAAGGTGCAGCAGGACAGGCGGTGCAAAATATGAACGTCATGTTTGGGCTTAATGAAACGCTAGGTTTAAACGCTGCGCCCATTGTTCCTTAA
- the pyrF gene encoding orotidine-5'-phosphate decarboxylase, translated as MIDKTATSTARQIVTSPIIVALDNLTVEGVLALADKLDPALCRLKVGKELFTRAGPSIVQALQQRGFDVFLDLKFHDIPNTTAQAVLAAADLGVWMVNVHASAGSAAMSLAKQKLVTGHYDTLLIAVTVLTSMSQEVLPQIGVNDPLDVQVSRLAQLTQQSGLDGVVCSAQEAKVLKALCGADFKLVTPGIRMLEDSADDQHRICTPAQALQDGSDYLVIGRSITQAVDPAAKLQKILQSI; from the coding sequence ATGATTGATAAGACCGCTACTAGTACCGCCCGTCAGATAGTGACGTCACCTATTATCGTTGCCTTAGATAATCTGACGGTAGAGGGTGTATTGGCTTTGGCTGATAAATTAGACCCTGCTTTGTGCCGACTTAAAGTCGGTAAAGAATTGTTTACCCGTGCTGGACCTTCTATTGTACAAGCGCTTCAGCAGCGTGGTTTCGATGTATTTTTGGATCTAAAGTTCCATGATATTCCGAATACCACGGCGCAGGCAGTGTTAGCCGCAGCAGACTTAGGGGTATGGATGGTTAATGTTCATGCCAGTGCTGGCAGCGCTGCCATGTCATTAGCCAAGCAAAAATTGGTCACTGGTCATTATGATACTTTGCTGATTGCAGTTACGGTGCTGACCTCTATGAGTCAAGAAGTTCTACCGCAAATAGGCGTTAATGATCCTTTAGATGTACAAGTAAGCCGCTTAGCACAGCTGACCCAGCAATCAGGTTTGGATGGTGTTGTTTGTTCCGCTCAAGAGGCTAAAGTATTAAAAGCCTTATGTGGTGCTGATTTTAAATTGGTAACTCCGGGTATTCGTATGTTAGAGGACAGTGCTGATGATCAGCACCGTATCTGTACACCTGCGCAGGCGTTACAGGATGGTTCTGACTATTTAGTTATCGGTCGCTCAATTACACAAGCAGTCGATCCGGCGGCAAAATTACAGAAAATTTTGCAGAGTATTTAA
- the hemE gene encoding uroporphyrinogen decarboxylase: MSLSDNNNSTNQKFPTLKNDRLLRALRFEPVDTTPVWMMRQAGRYLPEYKATRAEAGDFMSLCKDTARATEVTLQPLRRFDLDASILFSDILTIPDAMGLGLYFEAGEGPKFKYPIRQQSDLERLPTLDVNDSLDYVMRAVTSIRHALNGQVPLFGFSGSPWTLATYMIEGGSSKDYRYTKGMLYSKPEFLHQLLDKLVIAVIDYLDAQVIAGAQALQIFDSWGGALGHRQFVEFSHAYNKRIVAELKMRHPNIPVILFTKGGGLWLDIQADSEADALGLDWTMPLDRARQVLTESQRQFTKQHKTLQRSKAIQGNLDPATLYGSPETIRSEVKFMLDSAYACGEKTGYVANLGHGITQWVDPERAKVFIDAVHEYQI; the protein is encoded by the coding sequence ATGAGCCTCTCAGACAATAATAATTCCACGAATCAAAAATTCCCTACTTTGAAAAATGATAGATTACTGCGTGCGTTGCGTTTTGAGCCAGTAGACACCACTCCTGTATGGATGATGCGTCAAGCAGGACGTTATTTACCAGAGTATAAAGCGACCCGTGCTGAAGCGGGTGACTTTATGAGTCTGTGTAAAGATACCGCTCGCGCCACCGAGGTGACTTTACAGCCGCTACGTCGCTTTGATTTGGATGCGTCCATTTTATTCAGTGATATTTTGACCATTCCTGATGCGATGGGATTGGGCTTGTATTTTGAGGCGGGCGAAGGTCCTAAATTTAAATACCCTATTCGTCAGCAGTCAGATCTAGAACGATTACCAACGCTTGATGTTAATGATTCGCTAGATTATGTGATGCGAGCAGTCACCAGTATCCGTCACGCATTGAATGGTCAAGTGCCGCTATTTGGGTTTTCAGGTAGTCCTTGGACGCTAGCAACTTATATGATTGAAGGTGGTAGCTCAAAAGATTATCGCTATACAAAAGGTATGCTTTATAGTAAACCTGAGTTTTTACATCAACTGCTCGATAAGCTTGTGATTGCCGTCATTGATTATCTTGATGCACAAGTCATCGCTGGTGCACAAGCACTACAGATATTTGACAGTTGGGGCGGGGCACTTGGTCATCGTCAATTTGTTGAATTTTCCCATGCGTATAATAAGCGTATCGTTGCAGAACTAAAAATGCGTCATCCTAATATTCCAGTTATTTTATTTACCAAAGGCGGTGGTCTTTGGTTGGATATTCAAGCAGACAGCGAAGCGGATGCGTTGGGGCTAGACTGGACGATGCCTTTAGACCGTGCGCGTCAAGTATTAACCGAAAGTCAGCGTCAATTTACCAAGCAGCATAAAACGCTGCAACGTAGCAAGGCGATTCAAGGTAACTTAGACCCTGCAACGCTTTATGGTTCACCAGAAACCATTCGTTCTGAAGTGAAATTCATGCTCGACAGTGCGTATGCGTGTGGTGAAAAGACAGGCTATGTGGCAAACTTAGGTCATGGTATTACACAATGGGTTGACCCTGAGCGTGCTAAAGTATTTATCGATGCGGTACATGAGTACCAAATTTAA
- a CDS encoding lipopolysaccharide assembly protein LapA domain-containing protein, whose protein sequence is MRILLLVLLFLSFAYALGLVLANNTEIGVNLLFSQAPTMNLGLLLILCLILGVVIGILLALLIFRVLQNKWEIARLQKLNKNLEEQVAQANIVIDRQANAATIEQAVYGTNAVPSNTEGLHLHEAKGQLTTNYSDDATGLTKRKRD, encoded by the coding sequence ATGCGCATTTTATTGTTGGTATTATTATTTTTGAGCTTTGCTTATGCACTGGGTTTGGTATTGGCGAATAATACTGAAATTGGGGTTAATCTACTGTTTTCACAAGCACCTACCATGAATTTAGGGTTGCTGTTGATACTTTGTCTTATACTAGGTGTTGTCATTGGCATATTGCTGGCGCTATTAATTTTCCGTGTTTTACAGAATAAATGGGAAATAGCGCGCCTACAAAAGCTCAATAAAAACTTGGAAGAGCAGGTTGCTCAAGCAAATATTGTGATTGATCGGCAAGCAAATGCGGCGACTATAGAACAAGCCGTTTATGGTACCAACGCCGTGCCCTCTAATACCGAAGGTCTGCATTTACATGAGGCGAAAGGGCAACTGACGACTAATTATTCTGATGATGCGACAGGGCTTACTAAGCGTAAACGCGACTGA
- the tadA gene encoding tRNA adenosine(34) deaminase TadA, whose translation MQNRLLQPSIISIDNISTSKFWSLQDVNWMNDAIELAQYGAERGEVPVGAVLVHENEVIGRGFNEPIGRHDATAHAEIVALRDACQRLHNYRLPQQTTLYVTLEPCTMCIGALIHARVNRLVYAAFEPRAGMVNSQINLPTQPFYNHSIQVQQGLCAEHSSQMLKTFFHQRRQAAKKNKSALTPP comes from the coding sequence ATGCAGAACCGACTCCTACAGCCATCTATTATTTCTATTGATAACATAAGCACCAGTAAATTTTGGTCACTCCAAGATGTTAACTGGATGAATGACGCCATAGAACTTGCACAATATGGCGCTGAGCGTGGAGAAGTGCCTGTGGGCGCGGTACTGGTTCATGAAAATGAAGTCATTGGTAGAGGTTTTAATGAGCCTATTGGTCGCCACGATGCCACTGCACATGCTGAAATTGTCGCATTAAGGGACGCGTGTCAACGTTTACATAATTATCGGTTGCCACAGCAAACGACCTTATATGTGACACTAGAGCCATGTACCATGTGTATTGGTGCCCTTATTCATGCGCGGGTTAATAGGTTAGTCTATGCAGCATTTGAGCCTCGGGCTGGTATGGTGAATAGCCAAATAAACTTGCCCACTCAACCCTTTTATAACCATAGTATTCAAGTGCAACAAGGCTTATGTGCTGAGCATAGCAGTCAAATGCTTAAAACTTTCTTTCATCAGCGTAGGCAGGCAGCAAAAAAGAATAAAAGCGCGCTTACGCCGCCGTAA
- the cmk gene encoding (d)CMP kinase: MTVSSSLTDYTINNAETHSLRYPVICIDGPSGAGKGTAAWRLAKTLGYQLLDSGALYRIVGLKAFEAGLISADTQQQPINETALLELTKSLHIAFEPNHDSGRVDIIVNGDIIGEQVRNETVGGYASQIAVFPQVRQALLKLQQDMATRSGLIADGRDMGTVVFPDADVKVFLTASAEARAQRRVTQLITAGQTADFDAILETIKVRDDRDENRTTAPSKPAEDALLIDSSTLDADTVYQRIKEHCQALGICF, encoded by the coding sequence ATGACTGTTTCTAGCTCGTTGACTGATTACACTATAAATAACGCGGAGACACATTCTTTGCGCTATCCTGTGATCTGTATTGATGGACCCAGTGGCGCGGGTAAAGGGACAGCGGCATGGCGTTTAGCAAAAACGTTAGGATATCAGCTATTAGATTCAGGTGCTTTATATCGCATCGTTGGACTAAAAGCTTTTGAGGCAGGATTGATTAGTGCGGATACACAACAGCAGCCCATTAATGAAACAGCTTTATTGGAGCTGACCAAAAGTTTACACATTGCTTTTGAACCTAATCATGACTCAGGTCGCGTCGATATTATTGTTAACGGTGACATCATAGGTGAGCAAGTTCGCAATGAAACTGTTGGCGGATATGCATCACAAATAGCGGTATTCCCACAAGTACGTCAAGCCTTGCTAAAACTACAGCAAGATATGGCGACTCGTTCAGGATTGATTGCCGATGGTCGTGATATGGGCACAGTCGTTTTTCCTGATGCCGATGTTAAAGTATTTTTGACTGCTAGTGCTGAAGCTAGAGCCCAGCGCCGCGTCACTCAACTGATTACCGCTGGACAGACAGCAGATTTTGATGCAATTTTAGAAACTATTAAAGTGCGTGATGATCGTGACGAAAACCGTACAACAGCACCTTCAAAACCTGCAGAAGATGCCTTACTGATTGATAGCTCAACCCTTGATGCTGATACTGTTTATCAGCGGATAAAAGAACATTGTCAGGCATTAGGTATTTGTTTTTGA
- the clpA gene encoding ATP-dependent Clp protease ATP-binding subunit ClpA, with protein sequence MLSRHLEVSLRLAMTLARQKSHEYLTVEHLLLALLENTHAANTLNACNANISGLRTELEAYINKHTPTIDVDIEQSPQPTQSFDRILQRAIFHVQSIGGGRLVEGSDILVSMFSEHDTYAVYLLKKQGISRLELTQYLSHGQDKDEPSEPRASMTGDRRTASEKTSKDPLVEFASNLNQRAAEGKTDPLIGRGPEIERAAQVLCRRRKNNPLLVGEPGVGKTSIAEGLAWLIINNKAPKPLSGCVIYSLDIGALIAGTKYRGDFEKRMKALLDALKNKPNAILFIDEIHMIIGAGSSMSSNMDVSNLIKPALANGELRCVGSTTFTEYRQVFEKDHALSRRFQKIDVKEPSIDESIDILRGLKPRYEEFHNVEYTDAALVSAVQLSAKHIHERFLPDKAIDVIDEAGAYKRLGVIPDADDINTEDSLIADLEQVLNADDIDDDADTDNEMQNEVASAKADDQSKTADRSQKVPNKKPPMKIDVADIEAIVAKLARIPPKSVSSDDKGVLKHLDRDLKRLVFGQDEAIATLADAIKLSRAGLKAPEKPIGSFMFAGPTGVGKTEVSRQLANLLGVELVRFDMSEYMEAHTASRLIGAPPGYVGYDQGGLLTEKINQHPHCVLLFDEIEKAHPDVFNLLLQVMDHGTLTDNNGRIASFKQVIVIMTTNVGAESISRSSMGFTEQDHSRDNNESLKRVFSPEFRNRLDAIIQFNPLDTSVVVSVVDKFLVELQVQLDDKQVTLEIDDEVREYLAEKGYDRLMGARPMQRLIQDEIKKPLANMILFGDLVNGGVVHLTLEPKETDAEGVSIEKTSFNNSNNMQSDKGSADSRIILTVVETHEPHSDSESLAS encoded by the coding sequence ATGTTAAGTCGTCATCTTGAAGTCTCTTTGCGTTTAGCAATGACCCTTGCGCGCCAAAAATCGCATGAGTACCTCACTGTTGAACATCTATTATTGGCATTATTAGAGAATACGCATGCCGCTAATACGCTGAATGCTTGTAATGCCAATATATCTGGCCTACGTACCGAGCTTGAAGCTTATATCAATAAGCATACGCCAACGATAGATGTGGATATTGAGCAGTCACCGCAGCCGACGCAAAGCTTTGATCGTATCTTGCAACGTGCAATCTTCCATGTGCAGTCTATTGGCGGCGGTCGATTGGTTGAAGGCTCAGATATCTTAGTATCTATGTTCTCAGAGCATGATACGTATGCTGTCTATCTGCTTAAAAAGCAGGGTATTAGTCGTCTTGAGCTGACTCAGTATCTATCGCATGGTCAAGATAAAGATGAACCTTCTGAACCTCGTGCTTCAATGACGGGTGATCGCCGTACTGCGTCGGAAAAAACTAGCAAAGATCCGTTGGTGGAGTTTGCTAGTAATCTAAACCAGCGTGCAGCGGAAGGGAAAACTGATCCCTTAATTGGGCGCGGTCCTGAGATTGAGCGTGCCGCGCAAGTGTTATGTCGCCGTCGCAAAAACAATCCGTTGTTAGTGGGTGAACCAGGTGTGGGTAAAACCTCAATTGCCGAAGGTTTGGCATGGTTAATTATCAATAATAAAGCGCCAAAACCTCTCAGCGGCTGCGTGATTTATAGCCTTGATATTGGTGCATTGATTGCCGGTACTAAGTATCGCGGTGATTTCGAAAAACGTATGAAGGCATTATTGGACGCGCTTAAGAATAAACCTAATGCTATCTTATTCATTGATGAAATTCATATGATTATTGGTGCAGGCTCGTCCATGAGCAGTAATATGGATGTGTCTAATTTAATTAAGCCTGCGCTTGCGAATGGTGAATTGCGCTGTGTGGGTTCAACCACTTTTACAGAATATCGTCAGGTCTTTGAAAAAGATCATGCACTATCACGCCGTTTTCAAAAAATTGATGTTAAAGAACCAAGTATTGATGAAAGCATCGATATCTTACGCGGTCTTAAACCACGCTACGAAGAGTTCCATAATGTTGAATATACTGATGCCGCCTTGGTTAGTGCGGTACAGCTATCAGCCAAGCATATTCACGAGCGTTTCTTACCGGATAAGGCGATTGACGTTATCGATGAAGCGGGTGCATATAAGCGTCTAGGCGTTATCCCTGATGCGGATGATATTAATACTGAAGACAGTTTAATTGCTGATTTAGAGCAAGTACTTAATGCTGATGACATCGACGATGACGCTGATACCGATAACGAGATGCAGAATGAAGTAGCATCCGCTAAAGCGGATGACCAATCTAAGACTGCTGATCGTTCACAGAAAGTGCCAAATAAAAAACCACCGATGAAAATTGATGTGGCAGATATCGAAGCTATTGTTGCTAAGTTAGCACGTATTCCGCCCAAATCGGTATCAAGTGACGATAAAGGCGTTCTTAAGCATTTAGACCGCGATTTGAAACGCTTGGTGTTTGGGCAAGATGAAGCGATTGCTACCCTTGCTGATGCGATTAAATTGTCGCGAGCAGGGCTTAAAGCACCTGAAAAGCCGATTGGTTCCTTTATGTTTGCAGGTCCTACAGGAGTAGGTAAAACAGAAGTGTCGCGTCAATTGGCAAATCTATTAGGCGTTGAATTAGTACGCTTTGATATGTCAGAGTATATGGAAGCGCACACGGCATCACGCTTAATTGGTGCACCGCCAGGCTATGTAGGCTATGATCAAGGAGGCTTATTAACCGAGAAAATTAATCAACATCCGCACTGTGTGCTGTTGTTTGACGAAATTGAAAAAGCGCATCCCGACGTTTTTAACTTGTTATTACAAGTGATGGATCATGGCACATTGACTGATAACAATGGTCGTATTGCCAGCTTTAAACAAGTCATTGTCATTATGACCACTAACGTCGGGGCAGAGAGTATCAGTCGCTCTTCGATGGGCTTTACTGAACAAGACCATAGCCGTGATAATAATGAATCACTTAAGCGGGTGTTCAGTCCTGAATTCCGCAATCGCTTAGATGCTATTATTCAGTTCAATCCGCTTGATACCTCAGTCGTGGTATCTGTCGTTGATAAGTTCTTAGTTGAGCTACAAGTGCAGCTTGATGATAAGCAAGTGACCTTAGAGATTGACGATGAGGTACGCGAATATCTAGCGGAAAAAGGCTATGACCGTCTGATGGGTGCACGCCCAATGCAGCGTCTGATTCAAGATGAGATTAAAAAGCCATTGGCAAATATGATTTTGTTTGGTGACTTGGTGAATGGCGGCGTTGTCCATCTGACGTTAGAGCCGAAAGAAACAGATGCTGAAGGTGTTTCTATAGAGAAGACCTCTTTTAATAACAGCAATAATATGCAAAGTGATAAAGGTTCAGCGGATAGCCGCATCATATTGACGGTGGTGGAAACTCATGAGCCGCATTCAGACTCTGAGTCACTAGCCAGCTAA
- a CDS encoding ATP-dependent Clp protease adaptor ClpS, which yields MIKNTLIDRHSMIDDWHFPALPFGHRAQVHNPESETTPHTDLLVAEPEIAKPPMYAVVMYNDNYTPMEFVVYILQSEFRHNVDTAIEIMMTIHNSSKGIAGIYPKDIAETKAKKVNSLAHREGYPLLTQIEPHQGE from the coding sequence ATGATAAAAAATACATTAATTGATAGGCATTCGATGATTGATGATTGGCATTTTCCAGCGTTGCCATTCGGTCATCGTGCGCAGGTTCATAATCCTGAAAGCGAGACCACTCCACACACTGATTTACTGGTTGCCGAGCCTGAAATCGCCAAGCCCCCAATGTATGCGGTGGTTATGTATAATGATAACTACACACCGATGGAGTTTGTGGTTTATATACTGCAATCGGAGTTTCGCCACAATGTCGATACCGCGATCGAAATTATGATGACGATTCATAATAGTAGTAAAGGAATCGCTGGTATTTATCCCAAGGATATTGCTGAAACTAAAGCTAAAAAAGTCAATAGTTTGGCGCATCGTGAAGGCTATCCTTTATTAACTCAAATCGAACCGCATCAGGGCGAATAA
- the rpsA gene encoding 30S ribosomal protein S1 encodes MMESFAELFEASIENQGLDIERGSVITGTVVAIDNDWITVDTGLKSEGIVAREEFLSDEGELEVEVGDSVDVVVEAVDNGMGNTLLSREKAKRVETWNILEKIYDNNEIVKGVISSKVKGGFTVDIGTVRAFLPGSLVDVRPIRDTTHLEGKELEFKVIKLDQKRNNVVVSRRAVMEAENSAEREELLNKLEEGIEIEGIVKNLTDYGAFVDLGGIDGLLHITDMAWRRIKHPSEVVEVGQDLKVKVLKFDRERNRVSLGLKQLGTDPWDNVGGTYPVGSVVKARVTNLTDYGCFAEISEGVEGLVHVSEMDHTNKNIHPSKVVQVGDDIDVMILDIDEERRRISLGIKQTLANPWDEFDKKHERGDKITGTIKSITDFGIFIGLDGGIDGLVHLSDISWNETGEDAIRNYNKGDTVEAMVLSVDSEANRISLGVKQLTSDPFNEYLVNNDRGAIVNGKVKEVDAKGATIELADEVEAYLRASEIQRDRVEDATKHLNVGDDVEAKIISVDRKTRNISLSIKAKDEAEERQAIKELSSSAPQVATTDAQPKTIGDLIKEQMQ; translated from the coding sequence ATAATGGAATCATTTGCTGAACTATTTGAAGCAAGTATTGAAAATCAGGGTCTGGATATCGAGCGTGGCTCGGTTATTACCGGTACTGTTGTTGCCATCGATAACGATTGGATCACAGTAGACACTGGTCTGAAATCTGAAGGCATCGTTGCACGTGAAGAATTTTTAAGCGACGAAGGCGAGCTTGAAGTAGAAGTTGGCGATAGCGTTGATGTCGTGGTTGAAGCGGTTGATAACGGTATGGGTAATACCTTACTGTCACGCGAAAAAGCCAAACGCGTCGAGACGTGGAATATCCTTGAAAAAATCTATGACAACAATGAGATTGTAAAAGGTGTTATTTCTAGCAAAGTAAAAGGTGGCTTCACAGTAGATATCGGTACTGTGCGCGCGTTCCTACCAGGTTCATTGGTAGATGTTCGTCCTATCCGTGATACGACGCACCTAGAAGGCAAAGAGTTAGAATTCAAAGTTATCAAACTTGATCAAAAACGTAACAACGTTGTGGTCAGCCGCCGTGCCGTTATGGAAGCTGAAAACTCAGCTGAGCGCGAAGAGCTATTGAATAAGCTTGAAGAAGGTATCGAGATCGAAGGTATCGTTAAGAACCTAACTGATTATGGTGCATTCGTTGATCTTGGTGGTATTGATGGTCTATTGCACATCACTGATATGGCATGGCGCCGTATTAAGCACCCATCTGAAGTGGTTGAAGTGGGTCAAGACCTTAAAGTTAAAGTACTTAAATTTGACCGTGAGCGCAATCGCGTAAGCCTAGGTCTAAAACAATTGGGTACTGATCCTTGGGATAACGTTGGCGGCACTTACCCAGTAGGTAGTGTGGTTAAAGCTCGCGTAACCAACTTAACTGACTATGGTTGTTTTGCTGAAATCTCTGAAGGCGTTGAAGGTCTAGTACACGTATCAGAAATGGATCATACCAACAAAAATATCCATCCATCAAAAGTAGTTCAAGTTGGTGACGATATTGACGTAATGATCCTTGATATCGATGAAGAACGTCGTCGTATCAGCTTAGGTATCAAACAAACTCTAGCCAATCCATGGGATGAGTTTGATAAGAAACATGAGCGCGGTGATAAAATCACTGGTACGATCAAGTCAATCACTGACTTTGGTATCTTTATTGGTCTAGATGGCGGTATTGATGGTTTAGTTCACTTGTCAGACATTTCTTGGAATGAAACTGGTGAAGATGCTATCCGTAACTACAATAAAGGCGACACCGTTGAAGCAATGGTATTGTCTGTAGATTCAGAAGCCAATCGTATCAGCTTAGGCGTGAAACAATTAACTTCAGATCCATTTAACGAATACCTAGTCAATAATGACCGTGGTGCTATCGTTAATGGTAAAGTAAAAGAAGTTGACGCTAAAGGCGCAACGATTGAACTTGCTGACGAAGTTGAAGCTTATCTACGCGCTTCAGAGATTCAACGTGACCGCGTTGAAGATGCGACTAAGCATCTGAATGTTGGTGATGATGTTGAAGCTAAAATCATCAGCGTTGATCGCAAAACACGTAATATCAGCCTGTCAATCAAAGCAAAAGACGAAGCTGAAGAGCGTCAAGCGATTAAAGAGTTAAGCAGCAGTGCACCACAAGTAGCAACTACTGATGCTCAACCAAAAACTATTGGTGATTTGATTAAAGAGCAAATGCAGTAA
- a CDS encoding uracil-DNA glycosylase codes for MELFDNEQTDQEIAKTAEQKQAILDKVRLPADWKTALADELTSDNMDALREFLKQAYQSDTSVYPPAHLMFNAFNLTPLSQVKVVILGQDPYHRPGQAMGLSFSVPKAIPKPPSLNNVLKEMADDIGTHYSAHGDLTYWAQQGVLLLNSSLTVNEGEPNSHQNAGWESFTDAVINIVNEQTDHTVFILWGSKAQKKGKYINTDKHLILTAVHPSPLAANRGGFFGSKPFSKTNDYLVQYGQTAIDWQLPQ; via the coding sequence ATGGAATTATTTGATAATGAGCAAACAGATCAGGAAATAGCTAAAACGGCTGAACAAAAACAAGCCATTTTAGACAAGGTACGTTTGCCAGCAGACTGGAAAACAGCGTTAGCGGATGAGCTGACTTCTGATAATATGGATGCACTGCGTGAGTTCTTGAAGCAAGCCTATCAGTCAGATACGAGCGTTTATCCGCCTGCACATTTAATGTTTAATGCTTTTAACTTAACCCCATTATCACAAGTTAAAGTCGTGATATTGGGTCAAGATCCCTATCACCGTCCGGGGCAAGCCATGGGATTATCGTTTTCTGTGCCGAAAGCCATTCCGAAGCCACCGTCACTGAATAACGTCCTTAAAGAAATGGCGGATGATATTGGTACGCATTATTCAGCGCATGGTGATTTGACTTATTGGGCACAGCAAGGCGTGTTGCTGCTAAATAGTTCATTGACGGTCAATGAAGGTGAACCCAATAGCCATCAGAATGCTGGTTGGGAATCGTTCACTGATGCGGTTATTAATATTGTTAATGAGCAAACAGACCATACCGTATTTATTCTGTGGGGCAGCAAAGCCCAAAAGAAAGGCAAGTATATTAATACGGATAAACATTTAATTTTAACTGCCGTGCATCCGTCGCCATTAGCTGCCAATCGTGGCGGTTTTTTTGGCTCTAAGCCATTTTCTAAAACCAATGATTATCTGGTTCAGTATGGTCAAACGGCTATAGATTGGCAGTTGCCGCAGTAA
- a CDS encoding integration host factor subunit beta — protein sequence MQQAINKSDFINNLSANCDTITDMVIDDAVREILNLMIDTLAKDGRVEVRGFGSFCLHHRRARTGRNPKTGESVPVPAKAIPHFKPGKALREAVNDNVALS from the coding sequence ATGCAACAAGCTATTAATAAGTCCGACTTTATTAACAATTTGAGTGCTAACTGTGACACCATAACTGATATGGTTATTGATGATGCCGTACGCGAAATTCTAAACCTAATGATAGACACCTTGGCAAAAGATGGCCGTGTGGAAGTTCGTGGTTTTGGCAGTTTTTGCTTACATCATCGTCGTGCACGCACAGGACGTAATCCAAAAACAGGTGAGAGTGTGCCGGTTCCTGCTAAAGCGATTCCGCATTTCAAGCCAGGCAAGGCGTTACGAGAAGCCGTCAACGATAATGTCGCGTTATCATAA